In Arachis hypogaea cultivar Tifrunner chromosome 2, arahy.Tifrunner.gnm2.J5K5, whole genome shotgun sequence, a genomic segment contains:
- the LOC112744127 gene encoding 7-hydroxymethyl chlorophyll a reductase, chloroplastic isoform X10, whose product MRSCYMLENLTLWKVLFSRVENGAQWTGIVTTIAIEMLKSGMVEAVICVQSDPDDRFTPRPVLARTPDEVLAAKGVKPTLSPNLNTLALVEAAGVKRLLFCGVGCQVQALRSVEHHLNLDKLYVLGTNCVDNGTRGGLDKFLKAASETPETVLHYEFMQDYKVHLKHLDGHIEEVPYFCLPANDLVDVIAPSCYSCFDYTNALADLVVGYMGVPKYSGISMTQHPQYVTVRNERGREMLRLVENLLEIRPTTSAGDRRPFVMETVKADDNAKLGRGPSQLAPKFIGNLLAFILNLIGPKGLEFARYSLDYHTIRNYLHVNRMWGKERADRHMPGYAKKIVDLYNQNGQIEEMLGNK is encoded by the exons ATGAGGAGCTGTTATATGCTCGAAAACTTAACCCTGTGGAAGGTACTTTTTTCCAGAGTTGAAAATG GAGCTCAATGGACTGGGATAGTGACAACCATTGCAATAGAAATGCTTAAATCAGGCATGGTTGAAGCCGTCATTTGTGTACAGAG TGATCCTGATGACAGATTCACTCCAAGACCTGTTTTAGCAAG GACACCAGATGAGGTGTTGGCTGCTAAAGGTGTCAAGCCAACATTATCACCTAACCTCAATACCCTTGCGCTTGTTGAG GCTGCAGGTGTCAAACGTCTTCTTTTCTGTGGTGTAGGCTGCCAGGTGCAAG CATTAAGATCGGTTGAGCACCACTTGAATTTGGATAAGCTCTATGTTTTAGGCACGAATTGTG TGGACAATGGAACTAGAGGAGGACTAGATAAGTTTCTAAAGGCTGCAAGTGAAACACCTGAAACCGTTCTCCATTATGAGTTCATGCAAGATTACAAG GTTCACTTGAAGCATCTGGATGGTCACATTGAAGAG GTTCCGTATTTCTGTCTACCAGCAAATGACTTGGTTGATGTTATTGCCCCATCTTGCTATAG TTGTTTTGACTATACAAATGCTTTAGCT GATTTAGTAGTTGGATATATGGGTGTCCCAAAGTATTCTGGAATTAGCATGACACAACATCCACAATATGTTACAGTCAG GAATGAACGAGGTAGAGAAATGCTGCGGCTTGTAGAGAACTTATTAGAGATTCGTCCAACAACTAGTGCT GGAGATCGTAGACCATTTGTTATGGAGACTGTTAAGGCTGACGATAATGCTAAGTTAG GAAGAGGTCCTTCTCAGCTGGCTCCCAAATTCATTGGAAACTTGCTCGCTTTTATACTAAACTTG ATTGGTCCAAAGGGTCTGGAATTTGCACGCTATTCACTTGATTACCATACCATCCGCAACTATCTGCATGTAAATCGAATGTGGGGAAAAGAAAG AGCTGACAGGCATATGCCTGGATATGCAAAGAAAATTGTGGATCTGTACAACCAAAATGGTCAAATTGAGGAGATGCTTGGCAACAAGTGA
- the LOC112744127 gene encoding 7-hydroxymethyl chlorophyll a reductase, chloroplastic isoform X7 — MTSFIGKLSSLPLSLPLSIRSSSSKEDVTLREDWRKRSRPIAPGGTYPAKDHCSCGLCDTYYIAHVKNACAFLGDGMSRIERLEPVVHGRGRKTDTLDETYLGVHEELLYARKLNPVEGAQWTGIVTTIAIEMLKSGMVEAVICVQSDPDDRFTPRPVLARTPDEVLAAKGVKPTLSPNLNTLALVEAAGVKRLLFCGVGCQVQALRSVEHHLNLDKLYVLGTNCVDNGTRGGLDKFLKAASETPETVLHYEFMQDYKVHLKHLDGHIEEVPYFCLPANDLVDVIAPSCYSCFDYTNALADLVVGYMGVPKYSGISMTQHPQYVTVRNERGREMLRLVENLLEIRPTTSAGDRRPFVMETVKADDNAKLGRGPSQLAPKFIGNLLAFILNLIGPKGLEFARYSLDYHTIRNYLHVNRMWGKERADRHMPGYAKKIVDLYNQNGQIEEMLGNK, encoded by the exons ATGACTTCCTTCATTGGCAAGCTCTCCTCActtcccctctctctccccctctccatTCGTTCTTCTTCATCCAAAG AAGATGTGACACTCAGAGAGGACTGGAGGAAAAGGTCAAGGCCCATTGCACCAGGTGGCACTTACCCAGCGAAAGATCATTGCAG CTGCGGCTTGTGTGACACATATTATATTGCACATGTCAAGAATGCATGCGCTTTCTTGGGAGATGGAATGTCTAGGATTGAA AGATTGGAACCTGTTGTTCATGGTAGAGGGAGAAAAACTGATACCTTAGATGAAACCTACTTAGGGGTCCATGAGGAGCTGTTATATGCTCGAAAACTTAACCCTGTGGAAG GAGCTCAATGGACTGGGATAGTGACAACCATTGCAATAGAAATGCTTAAATCAGGCATGGTTGAAGCCGTCATTTGTGTACAGAG TGATCCTGATGACAGATTCACTCCAAGACCTGTTTTAGCAAG GACACCAGATGAGGTGTTGGCTGCTAAAGGTGTCAAGCCAACATTATCACCTAACCTCAATACCCTTGCGCTTGTTGAG GCTGCAGGTGTCAAACGTCTTCTTTTCTGTGGTGTAGGCTGCCAGGTGCAAG CATTAAGATCGGTTGAGCACCACTTGAATTTGGATAAGCTCTATGTTTTAGGCACGAATTGTG TGGACAATGGAACTAGAGGAGGACTAGATAAGTTTCTAAAGGCTGCAAGTGAAACACCTGAAACCGTTCTCCATTATGAGTTCATGCAAGATTACAAG GTTCACTTGAAGCATCTGGATGGTCACATTGAAGAG GTTCCGTATTTCTGTCTACCAGCAAATGACTTGGTTGATGTTATTGCCCCATCTTGCTATAG TTGTTTTGACTATACAAATGCTTTAGCT GATTTAGTAGTTGGATATATGGGTGTCCCAAAGTATTCTGGAATTAGCATGACACAACATCCACAATATGTTACAGTCAG GAATGAACGAGGTAGAGAAATGCTGCGGCTTGTAGAGAACTTATTAGAGATTCGTCCAACAACTAGTGCT GGAGATCGTAGACCATTTGTTATGGAGACTGTTAAGGCTGACGATAATGCTAAGTTAG GAAGAGGTCCTTCTCAGCTGGCTCCCAAATTCATTGGAAACTTGCTCGCTTTTATACTAAACTTG ATTGGTCCAAAGGGTCTGGAATTTGCACGCTATTCACTTGATTACCATACCATCCGCAACTATCTGCATGTAAATCGAATGTGGGGAAAAGAAAG AGCTGACAGGCATATGCCTGGATATGCAAAGAAAATTGTGGATCTGTACAACCAAAATGGTCAAATTGAGGAGATGCTTGGCAACAAGTGA
- the LOC112744127 gene encoding 7-hydroxymethyl chlorophyll a reductase, chloroplastic isoform X4: protein MTSFIGKLSSLPLSLPLSIRSSSSKDVTLREDWRKRSRPIAPGGTYPAKDHCSCGLCDTYYIAHVKNACAFLGDGMSRIERLEPVVHGRGRKTDTLDETYLGVHEELLYARKLNPVEGAQWTGIVTTIAIEMLKSGMVEAVICVQSDPDDRFTPRPVLARTPDEVLAAKGVKPTLSPNLNTLALVEAAGVKRLLFCGVGCQVQGMTALRSVEHHLNLDKLYVLGTNCVDNGTRGGLDKFLKAASETPETVLHYEFMQDYKVHLKHLDGHIEEVPYFCLPANDLVDVIAPSCYSCFDYTNALADLVVGYMGVPKYSGISMTQHPQYVTVRNERGREMLRLVENLLEIRPTTSAGDRRPFVMETVKADDNAKLGRGPSQLAPKFIGNLLAFILNLIGPKGLEFARYSLDYHTIRNYLHVNRMWGKERADRHMPGYAKKIVDLYNQNGQIEEMLGNK, encoded by the exons ATGACTTCCTTCATTGGCAAGCTCTCCTCActtcccctctctctccccctctccatTCGTTCTTCTTCATCCAAAG ATGTGACACTCAGAGAGGACTGGAGGAAAAGGTCAAGGCCCATTGCACCAGGTGGCACTTACCCAGCGAAAGATCATTGCAG CTGCGGCTTGTGTGACACATATTATATTGCACATGTCAAGAATGCATGCGCTTTCTTGGGAGATGGAATGTCTAGGATTGAA AGATTGGAACCTGTTGTTCATGGTAGAGGGAGAAAAACTGATACCTTAGATGAAACCTACTTAGGGGTCCATGAGGAGCTGTTATATGCTCGAAAACTTAACCCTGTGGAAG GAGCTCAATGGACTGGGATAGTGACAACCATTGCAATAGAAATGCTTAAATCAGGCATGGTTGAAGCCGTCATTTGTGTACAGAG TGATCCTGATGACAGATTCACTCCAAGACCTGTTTTAGCAAG GACACCAGATGAGGTGTTGGCTGCTAAAGGTGTCAAGCCAACATTATCACCTAACCTCAATACCCTTGCGCTTGTTGAG GCTGCAGGTGTCAAACGTCTTCTTTTCTGTGGTGTAGGCTGCCAGGTGCAAGGTATGACTG CATTAAGATCGGTTGAGCACCACTTGAATTTGGATAAGCTCTATGTTTTAGGCACGAATTGTG TGGACAATGGAACTAGAGGAGGACTAGATAAGTTTCTAAAGGCTGCAAGTGAAACACCTGAAACCGTTCTCCATTATGAGTTCATGCAAGATTACAAG GTTCACTTGAAGCATCTGGATGGTCACATTGAAGAG GTTCCGTATTTCTGTCTACCAGCAAATGACTTGGTTGATGTTATTGCCCCATCTTGCTATAG TTGTTTTGACTATACAAATGCTTTAGCT GATTTAGTAGTTGGATATATGGGTGTCCCAAAGTATTCTGGAATTAGCATGACACAACATCCACAATATGTTACAGTCAG GAATGAACGAGGTAGAGAAATGCTGCGGCTTGTAGAGAACTTATTAGAGATTCGTCCAACAACTAGTGCT GGAGATCGTAGACCATTTGTTATGGAGACTGTTAAGGCTGACGATAATGCTAAGTTAG GAAGAGGTCCTTCTCAGCTGGCTCCCAAATTCATTGGAAACTTGCTCGCTTTTATACTAAACTTG ATTGGTCCAAAGGGTCTGGAATTTGCACGCTATTCACTTGATTACCATACCATCCGCAACTATCTGCATGTAAATCGAATGTGGGGAAAAGAAAG AGCTGACAGGCATATGCCTGGATATGCAAAGAAAATTGTGGATCTGTACAACCAAAATGGTCAAATTGAGGAGATGCTTGGCAACAAGTGA